A single Hypanus sabinus isolate sHypSab1 chromosome 24, sHypSab1.hap1, whole genome shotgun sequence DNA region contains:
- the ahdc1 gene encoding transcription factor Gibbin, with protein MDRSQRKEGTDHCERRHVEFGKFDSANTGSKIEALISSVVPNNNSFFGNMSSLYTVPEHRHHVNCEGSKAGILKHSQSESELNAGLLLAETTCKKYALRKKTMVQYNRESSLEQLEFEKYCKSASIPSASTVVCQDYGAASQLPLKRTIFNKNPKYKYKGSRKMLVKITKINIQKYLIQAEKKTKLCQKLLTHNNLSSGVKMQYITMPEQNVATIPTVKKGRRNKMTMLPAGDVPVVIKRKRGRPRKVLPEGSTEPTNHVKRKPRHHKLSPPQPTYIAGSNDSTTDYVDVLSKLAFLTKQSLILGRCSPPRCWSPSDPGSFQRSASIHQDMSQFYRTLAGTRRRGGKAGISRGRQLGQFAESSSTFSDFFEGIGKRKRIFLGETKLYARKCKWGTEMKEKPVQRRKPYKRAVPFPEHNMFQNVSAENSEWARQNENCWATGQGYPSKQIRNGLYPSYPGMSTQSFPNAIWDSRSMSRNGYLMGRLSSNQSSVAQQSPGCIAGYFRSLLDSDDSSDLMDLSFSQAGQESCNITGGYGVSSSTPPSRHLTHFQEGFEKTNSPNCTGAQQHTNQTGQAYPQMLADNSDSVDYGSSYHSSESETFQRGASQATLTRNAGLSCQQTPDNYGHYGNYKVKAQSFANSDALQQPRELSGLDFLGTRDCTFGYDGSNNTSQPASADAYNPHSVGSKSHFNAASPFNSFRPDPRSPMSLQAPLSSESQSDAACSMDLPSQKYFNSPQLSTDSRMAFFRGLQMSGKSGFNLCDGNMAHFNHHYAPVLDYNSLNEAKDILDISNYTPQKAKLRSFPETLTESSSHFNAAFGNSEGGGNICGNVASEEKSSLSSLEKLMMDWDETIPVERAGPKVGSKRLWNHHVPFPGDSRALYGRRKRVDMSSPPHSLFPASPPFLPRKTSAPRQMRNIRSPSASNKKEQPLRKSKLLQKIPGASPAFSESPDCGLDYGYGGDNSLPSTLSNVQNFQVPKSDQKEYCSLYSPSCTRPMTDETFPARFAGGDIQETVSMYSDLKQPAVDAEQLPVQTLQHSISQEHDRILPNNRELFPLQAPGYAGSLESTEGKKHRAFYDALENSADISQSAAAASRDLLAPQLQFDADNAAVLETNARYLQNSGPYASLDENKREAELSLFGIQRRNNISSSRPQIIPLNTAAQIEQQAQKLAMDYGGSPYASASMTTANTSPASSDSSIHVDSNYTDKQGNRRPTPMGLLMDQNQDELYAGSASQ; from the coding sequence ATGGATAGGTCACAAAGGAAGGAGGGCACAGACCATTGTGAACGCAGGCATGTTGAATTTGGCAAGTTTGACTCCGCCAATACGGGCTCCAAAATCGAAGCGCTGATCTCATCTGTGGTCCCCAACAACAACAGCTTCTTCGGCAACATGTCCTCGTTGTACACGGTGCCGGAGCACAGGCACCACGTCAACTGCGAAGGTTCCAAAGCTGGTATTCTCAAACACAGCCAGAGCGAGAGCGAGCTAAACGCGGGGCTCCTTTTGGCCGAGACGACATGTAAAAAGTACGCGCTGAGGAAAAAGACGATGGTCCAGTACAATCGAGAGAGCAGCCTGGAGCAGCTTGAGTTTGAAAAGTACTGCAAGAGTGCGTCGATCCCTTCAGCGTCAACAGTAGTTTGCCAGGACTATGGAGCTGCCTCTCAGTTGCCGCTAAAAAGGACAATTTTCAATAAAAATCCAAAATATAAGTACAAAGGAAGTCGTAAAATGTTAGTTAAAATAACAAAGATTAATATTCAGAAATACCTGATACAAGCCGAGAAAAAAACAAAACTGTGCCAAAAGCTTCTAACACACAACAATTTGAGTTCAGGAGTCAAGATGCAGTACATTACGATGCCGGAGCAAAACGTGGCCACAATACCAACAGTGAAGAAGGGCAGGAGAAACAAGATGACGATGCTTCCTGCCGGGGATGTGCCCGTCGTCATTAAAAGGAAACGAGGTCGGCCACGGAAGGTGCTACCCGAAGGCAGCACTGAACCTACCAACCATGTCAAAAGAAAGCCCAGGCATCACAAGCTTTCTCCGCCGCAGCCTACCTACATTGCTGGGTCGAACGACAGCACCACAGACTATGTAGATGTTTTGTCCAAGTTAGCCTTCTTGACCAAACAGAGTTTGATCTTGGGCAGATGCTCACCGCCCAGGTGTTGGTCTCCCAGTGACCCTGGATCCTTTCAGAGATCGGCATCCATTCACCAAGACATGTCGCAGTTCTACCGGACGTTGGCAGGGACGCGGAGGAGGGGCGGTAAGGCGGGCATCTCGCGGGGCCGGCAACTCGGGCAGTTCGCAGAGTCTTCTTCTACCTTCAGTGATTTCTTTGAGGGCATTGGAAAGCGAAAGCGGATCTTCCTGGGCGAAACCAAGTTGTACGCAAGGAAATGCAAATGGGGCACTGAAATGAAAGAGAAACCAGTGCAAAGGCGAAAACCGTACAAACGGGCAGTTCCGTTCCCAGAACACAACATGTTCCAGAACGTCAGTGCTGAGAACTCTGAGTGGGCGAGACAGAATGAGAATTGTTGGGCCACAGGTCAAGGTTACCCTTCCAAACAAATCAGGAATGGGCTGTACCCGTCCTACCCGGGAATGTCCACTCAATCATTTCCCAATGCCATTTGGGATTCGCGGTCCATGtccaggaatggctacttaatGGGTCGTCTCTCTTCTAACCAAAGCAGCGTCGCCCAACAAAGCCCCGGTTGCATCGCTGGCTACTTCCGCTCTCTCCTCGACTCGGACGACTCCTCTGACTTGATGGACTTGTCGTTTTCGCAAGCCGGGCAAGAATCGTGTAATATAACAGGAGGCTACGGGGTCAGTAGTTCGACGCCGCCGTCGAGGCACTTAACCCATTTCCAAGAAGGCTTCGAGAAAACCAACTCCCCCAATTGCACTGGCGCCCAGCAGCACACGAACCAGACGGGGCAGGCGTACCCGCAGATGCTTGCGGATAACTCTGACAGTGTGGACTATGGCTCCTCCTACCACTCCTCGGAGTCAGAAACTTTCCAAAGAGGCGCTTCTCAGGCTACCCTCACCAGGAACGCTGGCCTCTCGTGCCAGCAGACTCCGGATAACTACGGACATTACGGTAATTACAAAGTGAAAGCCCAAAGTTTCGCTAATTCGGATGCACTACAACAGCCCAGAGAACTTTCTGGCCTGGACTTTCTTGGCACCAGAGATTGCACGTTCGGCTACGACGGAAGCAATAACACTTCCCAACCCGCCTCTGCTGATGCGTACAATCCACACAGCGTTGGCTCGAAGTCACACTTTAATGCGGCTTCTCCGTTTAATTCTTTCAGACCAGACCCCCGCAGTCCAATGTCCTTACAAGCCCCCTTAAGCTCTGAGAGTCAGTCCGACGCAGCCTGCTCGATGGATCTCCCCTCTCAGAAGTACTTTAACTCGCCCCAGTTGTCGACTGATAGCAGGATGGCGTTCTTCAGAGGGCTTCAGATGAGCGGCAAATCTGGCTTTAATCTCTGTGATGGCAACATGGCACACTTCAACCACCATTACGCTCCAGTGTTAGACTATAACAGTTTGAATGAGGCAAAGGACATTTTGGACATCTCGAACTACACACCCCAGAAAGCCAAGCTAAGGTCGTTCCCGGAGACGCTCACGGAATCGTCGTCTCACTTTAACGCGGCTTTTGGGAATTCCGAAGGAGGTGGGAATATTTGTGGCAACGTGGCGAGTGAGGAGAAGTCCAGCCTGTCGAGCCTGGAGAAGTTGATGATGGACTGGGATGAGACCATTCCCGTTGAGAGGGCTGGACCAAAGGTGGGTTCCAAGCGCCTGTGGAACCATCACGTACCTTTCCCCGGTGATTCGAGAGCCCTGTACGGCAGGCGGAAGCGAGTTGACATGTCCAGCCCTCCTCACTCACTTTTCCCAGCGTCCCCGCCTTTCCTTCCCAGGAAGACCTCAGCTCCGAGACAGATGAGGAACATCAgaagcccatctgcttcaaataAGAAAGAACAGCCTCTCCGCAAATCAAAGCTATTGCAGAAAATTCCAGGGGCAAGCCCTGCGTTCTCCGAGAGTCCGGACTGTGGTTTAGACTATGGGTATGGTGGGGATAACTCTCTGCCCTCAACTCTCTCAAATGTCCAGAATTTCCAAGTTCCAAAAAGCGACCAGAAGGAGTATTGCAGTTTATACTCCCCCAGCTGCACTCGGCCAATGACCGATGAAACTTTCCCGGCGAGGTTTGCTGGTGGTGACATTCAGGAGACAGTCTCCATGTATTCAGACCTGAAGCAGCCGGCCGTGGACGCTGAACAGCTCCCCGTGCAGACGCTGCAGCACTCCATCAGCCAGGAGCACGACCGAATCCTGCCCAATAACCGAGAGCTGTTCCCTCTGCAAGCCCCGGGATATGCAGGCAGCCTGGAGTCAACTGAAGGAAAGAAACATCGAGCTTTTTACGATGCTTTGGAAAACAGCGCGGACATTTCCCAGAGCGCCGCGGCCGCCAGCCGAGATTTGCTGGCTCCACAACTCCAGTTTGACGCTGACAACGCCGCTGTTCTGGAAACAAACGCTAGGTATTTGCAGAATTCTGGTCCTTACGCCTCGCTGGATGAGAACAAAAGGGAAGCTGAACTGTCTTTGTTTGGGATACAGCGCAGAAATAATATATCAAGTTCCAGACCCCAAATAATCCCCCTAAACACAGCAGCACAAATTGAGCAACAAGCACAGAAGCTGGCCATGGATTACGGCGGTTCCCCTTATGCCAGCGCGTCAATGACCACAGCCAACACCTCGCCAGCGTCAAGTGATTCTTCTATACACGTGGACAGTAACTACACTGACAAACAGGGGAATCGTAGACCGACACCCATGGGCTTATTGATGGACCAAAATCAAGACGAGCTGTATGCGGGAAGTGCTTCACAGTGA